A region of Nocardioides sp. JS614 DNA encodes the following proteins:
- a CDS encoding oxidoreductase, whose protein sequence is MTIDPRHAPLFEPIQVGPKMFRNRFYVSPHCSGLGVDYPGAQAYLRGMRAEGGWAAVNTEYCAVDAESDDAPWVQARLIDHRDEANLRLMVERVHEFGALAGVQLVYMGPDHTGFVTRLPAGGPSQVTSALSGHSCYEMNKSDIRRIQKAYVDAAIRARNIGFDLVQVSARASFSLPLQFLWRHWNHRTDEYGGSIENRTRFWRETIEQVREAVGDDCAIVAGFCLDSFTDESDRAFRVNEDGVAVVELLDDMVDLWDMQVGSMTDDASSSRFFEPFWQREYIEQVRPYAKKPIAAVGRFTDPELMARVVRDGVIDIIAAARPAIADPFIPTKIREGRGEDIRECIGCNICVSRFNNGGGRIVCTQNATVGEEYRRGWHPEKFNASPRAEEPILIVGAGPAGLECARVLGERGFHNVHLVDKDAEVGGHVNWVSQLPGLRTWRRVVEYREAQLSKLNNVTVLTNQPMDVEAILDYGAQTVVVATGAEWDATGNNPITHAPIDGAKDHRQMVFTPESIMIEQRQGLGDRVVVYDCDGYYMGSSIAERLAAQGKKVTLVCPGDQVGSYLFYTDEGERMVHSLLELGVEVVPSHVVTSIRPGLVTGHHSYHSGLTATWPASSIVLVTQRRSRSGLYDELTGQAEVLRENGIEVFRIGDCVEPRVIAEAVFDGHRLAREIDAPDPATPLPFIREQRILGWREEDYDGELVHRLPLAPTSKTSAPATP, encoded by the coding sequence ATGACCATCGACCCGCGCCATGCGCCGCTGTTCGAACCGATCCAGGTCGGCCCCAAGATGTTCCGCAATCGGTTCTACGTTTCCCCCCATTGCTCCGGTCTGGGTGTTGATTACCCCGGAGCTCAGGCCTATCTCCGGGGCATGCGCGCCGAGGGCGGCTGGGCCGCGGTCAACACCGAGTACTGCGCGGTCGACGCGGAAAGCGACGATGCGCCTTGGGTCCAAGCCCGGCTCATAGACCACCGCGACGAGGCCAACCTCCGGCTCATGGTCGAGCGCGTCCACGAGTTCGGGGCATTGGCCGGCGTTCAGCTCGTCTACATGGGCCCCGATCACACTGGTTTTGTGACGCGGCTTCCGGCAGGTGGGCCCTCGCAGGTCACCAGCGCGTTGTCTGGTCACTCGTGCTACGAGATGAACAAGAGCGACATCCGCCGAATTCAGAAGGCATACGTCGACGCTGCCATCCGGGCCCGCAACATCGGGTTCGATCTAGTCCAGGTTTCCGCTCGGGCAAGTTTCTCGCTCCCCCTGCAGTTCCTCTGGCGCCACTGGAACCACCGCACCGACGAGTACGGCGGGTCCATCGAAAACCGCACCAGGTTCTGGCGCGAGACGATCGAGCAGGTTCGTGAGGCCGTTGGCGACGACTGCGCCATCGTGGCGGGCTTCTGCCTTGACTCGTTCACCGATGAGTCCGATCGGGCCTTCAGGGTTAACGAGGACGGCGTCGCGGTAGTCGAACTCCTGGATGACATGGTCGACCTTTGGGACATGCAGGTCGGATCCATGACCGACGACGCGAGCTCGTCGCGGTTCTTCGAACCGTTCTGGCAGCGCGAATACATCGAACAGGTCCGGCCGTACGCCAAGAAGCCCATCGCAGCTGTGGGTCGGTTCACCGACCCGGAACTGATGGCACGAGTAGTGAGGGACGGGGTCATCGACATCATCGCGGCAGCGCGTCCCGCAATTGCTGATCCCTTCATCCCGACGAAGATCCGGGAGGGACGTGGCGAAGACATTCGTGAGTGCATCGGCTGCAACATCTGCGTCTCCCGTTTCAACAACGGGGGTGGTCGGATCGTGTGCACTCAGAACGCGACCGTGGGCGAGGAGTATCGGCGGGGCTGGCATCCGGAGAAGTTCAATGCTTCGCCTCGTGCTGAGGAGCCCATTCTGATTGTCGGCGCTGGCCCAGCCGGGCTGGAGTGTGCTCGGGTGCTGGGAGAACGTGGATTCCACAACGTTCATCTTGTCGACAAGGACGCGGAGGTCGGCGGCCACGTCAACTGGGTGTCCCAGTTGCCGGGGCTACGCACTTGGCGGCGTGTCGTCGAATACCGCGAGGCACAGCTGTCGAAGCTCAACAACGTCACCGTGCTGACCAACCAGCCCATGGATGTCGAGGCCATCCTAGACTACGGAGCCCAGACCGTTGTGGTCGCCACCGGAGCCGAATGGGACGCCACCGGGAACAACCCGATCACCCACGCTCCGATTGACGGTGCCAAGGACCACCGACAGATGGTGTTTACGCCCGAGTCCATCATGATCGAGCAACGACAAGGCCTCGGCGACAGGGTGGTCGTGTATGACTGCGACGGCTACTACATGGGCTCCAGCATCGCCGAGAGGCTGGCGGCACAAGGCAAGAAGGTCACGCTCGTCTGCCCGGGTGACCAGGTCGGCTCGTACCTGTTCTACACCGACGAGGGCGAGCGAATGGTGCACAGTCTGCTTGAACTCGGCGTCGAAGTTGTGCCGAGTCATGTGGTGACGTCGATCAGGCCCGGCTTGGTGACAGGCCACCACAGTTACCACTCCGGCCTGACAGCCACCTGGCCGGCAAGCAGCATCGTGCTCGTAACCCAGCGTCGTTCCCGCAGCGGGCTGTACGATGAACTCACAGGCCAGGCCGAAGTTCTCCGTGAGAACGGCATCGAGGTCTTTCGCATTGGCGACTGTGTAGAGCCACGAGTTATCGCCGAAGCAGTCTTTGACGGTCACCGGCTGGCCCGCGAGATCGATGCGCCGGACCCGGCCACCCCGCTGCCCTTCATTCGGGAGCAGCGAATCCTTGGATGGCGCGAGGAGGACTACGACGGCGAGCTCGTTCACCGACTCCCCCTGGCGCCAACATCGAAGACCAGCGCCCCTGCCACGCCATGA
- a CDS encoding EamA family transporter gives MTRAKTRRVSAIAEDPVTPAGVTRVTVGDALRVSHQLALTAATAIAPMVWGTTYSVTTELLPANRPLFAALMRSLPIGLLAILLTRVLPRRDWWWKAAVLGMLNIGSFFPLLFIAAERLPGGVAATLGAAQPLFVTGLAVVMLGERLSLLRLAWGVVGLVGVGLVVLGPDVGFDPFGILAGLVGACAMGVGMTLTKRWGRPAGISPISFAAWQLAVGGLALLPATLLVEGLPSHVGISSAAGYLWLGAIGGLLAYALWFRGIGRLPVTSAALLGLVSPLVAALMGMLLGERLNSIQVFGFVLALIAVVGGSARVRPIQTDRIQQKATLNLVQPDKVPAENPARFRP, from the coding sequence ATGACCAGGGCCAAGACTCGCAGAGTGAGTGCAATTGCCGAAGACCCTGTCACCCCCGCGGGGGTGACGCGCGTCACCGTAGGGGACGCACTACGTGTCAGCCACCAACTGGCGTTGACCGCCGCCACAGCAATCGCGCCGATGGTCTGGGGGACGACATACTCCGTCACAACCGAACTGTTGCCTGCGAACCGCCCACTGTTCGCAGCGCTGATGCGCTCCCTCCCGATAGGGCTGCTGGCGATACTCCTGACCCGAGTCCTGCCCAGGCGAGACTGGTGGTGGAAGGCAGCTGTACTCGGCATGCTCAACATCGGGTCCTTCTTTCCGTTGTTGTTCATCGCAGCGGAACGACTGCCGGGCGGGGTCGCCGCGACCCTGGGAGCCGCTCAGCCTCTGTTCGTGACTGGGCTTGCGGTCGTGATGCTCGGCGAGCGACTGTCACTCTTGCGGCTTGCCTGGGGTGTCGTCGGCCTGGTGGGTGTGGGTCTCGTCGTCCTCGGGCCGGATGTCGGGTTCGACCCGTTCGGGATCCTCGCGGGGCTAGTCGGCGCATGCGCCATGGGGGTCGGGATGACGCTCACGAAGCGATGGGGACGGCCGGCCGGGATCAGTCCAATCAGCTTCGCCGCATGGCAACTGGCCGTAGGTGGGCTTGCCCTGCTGCCCGCCACGCTTCTCGTCGAAGGTCTGCCCTCGCATGTGGGCATCTCAAGTGCAGCGGGGTATTTGTGGCTCGGCGCGATCGGCGGCCTACTCGCCTACGCATTGTGGTTTAGAGGTATCGGCCGCCTGCCGGTGACCTCTGCCGCCCTACTCGGCCTGGTGTCACCGCTCGTGGCAGCGCTCATGGGGATGCTTCTGGGAGAGCGCCTCAACTCGATTCAGGTCTTCGGGTTCGTGCTCGCTCTCATCGCTGTCGTCGGCGGTTCAGCTCGAGTCAGGCCGATTCAGACCGACCGTATCCAGCAGAAGGCGACACTGAACTTGGTCCAACCTGACAAAGTGCCCGCAGAGAATCCGGCTAGGTTCCGACCATGA
- a CDS encoding LysR family transcriptional regulator — MRYVLAVADARNFTRAAEQCFVVQSALSQRIANLERELGVALFARTSRRVELTAAGQAFIPPARQCLEAADRAAAEAAAAVGQVRGRLTIGVIPNVAAVDLPDVLRRVREKYLAVRIELRVGASDWLAEQVVAGNLDVAFLGLPENQKPVGVSFRALASDRHVAVLPVDHHLAGRAEVGLADLSDEAFADFPYGSPGRAQGDYAFASAEIRRDVAYEVVSADLMLDLVRHGLAVALLPSMSVNPMPELAIVSVTDGPGRVEYLAWSDFNPSPATRAFLDILADEASPGTGHDVHRSALPAIRGSDPT; from the coding sequence ATGCGGTACGTCCTGGCAGTCGCCGACGCCCGGAACTTCACCAGGGCCGCGGAGCAGTGCTTCGTCGTCCAGTCAGCACTCAGCCAGCGCATCGCCAACCTTGAGCGCGAGCTCGGCGTAGCGCTGTTCGCCCGCACCAGTCGCCGTGTCGAGCTGACCGCGGCTGGCCAGGCGTTCATCCCACCAGCGCGTCAGTGTCTTGAGGCTGCCGACCGGGCCGCAGCCGAAGCTGCTGCGGCCGTAGGGCAAGTGCGGGGTCGGCTCACCATCGGCGTGATCCCAAACGTGGCAGCCGTCGACCTGCCCGATGTCCTACGGCGGGTCCGGGAGAAGTACCTTGCGGTTCGCATCGAGTTGCGGGTCGGCGCAAGTGACTGGCTGGCAGAACAGGTTGTCGCAGGGAATCTCGATGTTGCATTTCTGGGCCTCCCCGAGAACCAGAAGCCCGTCGGCGTGAGCTTCCGCGCATTGGCCAGCGATCGCCATGTTGCGGTCCTACCGGTCGACCACCATCTCGCGGGGCGCGCCGAGGTCGGCCTAGCGGACCTGTCCGACGAAGCGTTCGCGGACTTTCCCTACGGTTCACCGGGCCGCGCCCAAGGAGATTATGCCTTTGCCTCCGCAGAGATCCGACGAGACGTCGCATACGAGGTCGTTTCCGCCGACCTGATGCTGGATCTCGTCAGGCATGGGCTTGCGGTGGCATTGCTGCCATCGATGTCCGTAAACCCCATGCCCGAGCTGGCCATCGTCTCAGTTACTGACGGCCCTGGCCGCGTCGAGTACCTCGCTTGGAGCGACTTCAATCCCAGCCCGGCGACCCGTGCATTTCTCGACATTCTAGCGGACGAGGCAAGCCCGGGAACCGGGCACGACGTGCATCGTTCCGCTTTACCAGCGATCCGCGGATCCGATCCGACCTGA
- a CDS encoding cupin domain-containing protein, with translation MKEPSTMAPLTGTAVSGTISLAEIPWPAPVAVPNAVEGTPMSRIVYLVDDTSRQAGIWSCSTGAFESNHCGYVECVHIVDGAAELRGEDGTVWKVGPGTLLVIPDGWVGTWHVTKPITKSFAIFRAAPEAGPATSC, from the coding sequence ATGAAGGAGCCCAGCACGATGGCACCCCTTACCGGCACCGCAGTCAGCGGCACGATCTCGCTGGCGGAGATTCCGTGGCCCGCTCCCGTGGCGGTGCCCAACGCTGTCGAGGGCACGCCGATGTCTCGGATCGTCTACCTGGTGGACGACACGAGCCGTCAGGCGGGCATCTGGAGTTGCTCCACGGGAGCCTTCGAGTCCAACCATTGCGGATATGTGGAGTGTGTGCACATAGTCGACGGCGCAGCGGAGTTGCGGGGCGAGGACGGCACGGTGTGGAAGGTCGGGCCCGGCACCCTGCTGGTGATCCCGGATGGCTGGGTCGGGACTTGGCACGTGACCAAACCGATCACCAAGTCGTTCGCCATCTTCCGCGCGGCCCCTGAGGCCGGCCCCGCTACCTCGTGCTGA
- a CDS encoding NAD(P)/FAD-dependent oxidoreductase gives MRDQQAHAAATPSFWHEDADLDWAPKGPLDGDLDVDVAIVGGGYTGLWTAYYLAKADPSLRIAILEKYFVGFGASGRNGGWCSAIFPTTLRKVAADSSRSAAVRMQEAMFETVKEVGEVVVAEGIECDFQPGGYVSVARNEAQWVRSQREVDGWRAWGFGEEHFRMLTPDEAAERVATSHTLGGTFTPHCAVVQPAKLVRGLGDVVRALGVRIFEATEVREIHSGGLSTARGTVRADVVVRATEGYTAQLKGARREVVPMYSLMVATAPLPEEIWQEIGLRERETFSDKRHLRIYGQRTRDGRIAFGGRGAPYHFGSRVKPEFDDDRRVHEMLRNILVDLLPTIRGVEFTHAWGGNLGIPRDWYPSVGYDRSSGIGHAGGYVGDGVATANLAGRTLAAEILDLENDVRSLPWVGRTTPRWEPEPLRWIGVNAGTAAFNIADRTEARFGKPSRLASGLWKVLGH, from the coding sequence ATGCGCGATCAGCAGGCCCACGCGGCGGCCACCCCCAGCTTCTGGCACGAGGATGCAGACCTCGACTGGGCCCCGAAGGGACCCCTCGACGGTGACCTCGATGTCGACGTGGCAATCGTGGGCGGCGGGTACACCGGCCTGTGGACCGCCTACTACCTGGCGAAGGCGGATCCGAGTCTGCGCATCGCCATCCTCGAGAAGTACTTCGTGGGCTTTGGCGCCTCCGGGCGCAACGGCGGTTGGTGCTCGGCAATCTTTCCGACGACCCTTCGGAAGGTGGCGGCCGACAGCTCGCGTTCGGCGGCCGTACGGATGCAGGAGGCGATGTTCGAGACCGTCAAGGAGGTCGGGGAGGTCGTTGTAGCCGAGGGGATCGAATGTGACTTCCAGCCCGGCGGGTACGTCTCGGTCGCCCGCAACGAGGCACAATGGGTCAGAAGCCAACGAGAGGTCGATGGCTGGCGTGCCTGGGGATTCGGTGAGGAACACTTCAGGATGCTCACCCCGGATGAGGCCGCCGAGAGGGTCGCAACCTCACACACTCTCGGCGGGACCTTCACTCCCCACTGTGCTGTGGTTCAGCCGGCGAAGCTAGTGCGCGGGCTCGGCGACGTGGTTCGAGCCCTCGGAGTGAGGATCTTCGAGGCGACGGAGGTTCGGGAGATCCACAGTGGCGGCCTATCGACCGCTCGCGGCACCGTGCGAGCCGATGTCGTCGTCCGCGCGACCGAGGGCTACACGGCCCAGCTCAAGGGTGCACGCCGCGAGGTCGTCCCGATGTACTCCCTGATGGTCGCGACTGCCCCGTTGCCGGAGGAGATCTGGCAGGAGATCGGGCTGCGGGAGCGTGAGACATTCAGCGACAAACGTCACCTGCGGATCTACGGTCAGCGCACTCGCGATGGGCGAATAGCTTTCGGCGGGCGCGGTGCGCCGTATCACTTCGGCTCGCGGGTGAAGCCCGAGTTCGACGACGACAGGCGAGTTCACGAAATGCTCCGCAACATCCTGGTTGACCTGCTCCCGACCATCAGGGGTGTGGAATTCACTCACGCTTGGGGTGGGAATCTAGGCATCCCGCGAGACTGGTACCCGTCGGTGGGTTACGACCGTAGTTCCGGAATCGGGCATGCGGGTGGCTACGTCGGCGACGGGGTCGCGACAGCGAACCTTGCGGGCCGGACTCTCGCCGCCGAAATCCTCGATCTGGAGAACGACGTGCGCTCGCTACCTTGGGTCGGTCGAACCACCCCCCGCTGGGAACCCGAGCCACTACGTTGGATAGGCGTGAACGCCGGAACCGCCGCCTTCAACATCGCCGACCGCACGGAGGCGCGGTTCGGGAAGCCGTCACGATTGGCTTCCGGTCTCTGGAAAGTGCTGGGTCACTGA
- a CDS encoding transposase codes for MSAPRKYDQEFRDRAVRMYRDRLAEAGESKLSARRHVGSLLDLNQATLRNWVEDRYPNEGAEGGSRRVSEGEEIRAMKKRVAELERANEILKTSAAFFAQAELDRRLK; via the coding sequence GTGTCTGCACCGAGGAAGTACGACCAGGAGTTCCGTGACCGTGCGGTGAGGATGTACCGCGACCGGCTGGCCGAGGCGGGTGAGTCGAAGTTGAGCGCACGCCGGCATGTGGGCTCGCTGCTGGACCTGAATCAGGCCACGCTGCGCAACTGGGTCGAGGACCGCTACCCCAACGAGGGCGCCGAGGGCGGATCGCGGCGGGTCAGTGAGGGCGAGGAGATCCGGGCGATGAAGAAGCGCGTGGCCGAGCTGGAACGGGCCAACGAGATCCTCAAGACCTCTGCGGCGTTTTTCGCCCAGGCGGAGCTCGACCGCCGACTCAAGTGA
- a CDS encoding IS3 family transposase — translation MLSEHGVSIAPSTYCERHRRPVTAAELEEAYLVNALVTLHAENWGVYGARRLHKAARRAGIDVGRDQVARLMRIAGIAGAVRGRHRTTTTRRDTTALRHPDLVQRGWDVPAGTDQLWVADLKCRRRHWMSASHRVFGASAVKSRITRSSWTGGPGFLPLRPRFFPNADHQPSSEQIFHTVRSAIGSPASRASSTRNR, via the coding sequence GTGCTGTCCGAGCACGGTGTCTCGATCGCGCCCTCCACCTACTGCGAGCGCCACCGGCGACCGGTCACCGCGGCCGAGCTCGAGGAGGCCTACCTGGTCAACGCCCTGGTTACCCTGCACGCCGAGAACTGGGGCGTCTACGGCGCCCGCAGGCTCCACAAGGCGGCGCGGCGGGCCGGGATCGATGTCGGCCGTGACCAGGTCGCCCGGCTGATGCGGATCGCTGGGATCGCCGGCGCTGTCCGTGGCCGGCACCGCACGACCACCACCCGCCGTGACACGACCGCCCTGCGGCATCCCGATCTGGTCCAGCGCGGCTGGGACGTCCCGGCCGGGACCGACCAGCTGTGGGTGGCCGACCTGAAATGCCGACGTCGGCATTGGATGTCGGCCAGCCACAGGGTGTTCGGTGCCTCGGCGGTGAAGTCGCGCATCACCAGGTCGTCGTGGACCGGTGGACCGGGCTTCTTGCCGTTGCGTCCGCGCTTCTTCCCGAACGCCGACCACCAGCCCAGTTCTGAGCAGATCTTCCACACGGTGCGCTCGGCCATCGGCTCACCGGCGTCGCGGGCCTCATCGACCAGGAACCGGTAG
- a CDS encoding IS3 family transposase: protein MPKAFPKEFRQDVIRVYRESDSSMAQVAKDFGISPSCLKRWLAIDERDSASKSSASSSGSESAELREANKRIKLLEQENEVLRRAAAYLSQAHLPGK from the coding sequence ATGCCGAAGGCGTTCCCCAAGGAGTTCCGCCAGGACGTGATCCGGGTCTATCGCGAGTCGGACTCCTCGATGGCCCAGGTCGCCAAGGACTTCGGCATCTCGCCGTCGTGCCTGAAGCGGTGGCTGGCGATCGACGAGCGCGACTCCGCATCCAAGTCGAGTGCCTCGAGCTCGGGCAGCGAGTCCGCAGAACTGCGTGAGGCGAACAAGCGGATCAAGCTGCTGGAGCAGGAGAACGAGGTCCTGCGCCGCGCTGCCGCCTATCTCTCGCAGGCGCATCTGCCGGGAAAATGA
- a CDS encoding DMT family transporter produces the protein MVTYLLLGLAIAVEVMATLSLRASEGFSRPLPSLIVVSGYGLSFFLLSVVLQRGLNVAIVYALWSATGIVAIAVIGATFLGERLTSAQVLGMGLIVSGVLALELGARHG, from the coding sequence ATGGTGACGTATCTACTGCTAGGACTCGCAATCGCCGTGGAGGTGATGGCCACCCTGTCCCTGCGAGCATCCGAGGGCTTCAGCAGACCTCTGCCGAGCCTTATCGTCGTGAGTGGATATGGGTTGTCGTTCTTCCTGCTCTCCGTAGTGCTCCAACGCGGTCTGAACGTCGCTATCGTGTACGCGTTGTGGTCCGCGACCGGCATCGTCGCCATCGCCGTGATCGGCGCGACCTTCTTAGGCGAACGCCTCACAAGTGCACAGGTTCTGGGCATGGGCCTCATCGTCAGCGGTGTGCTAGCCCTCGAGTTGGGCGCGCGCCACGGGTGA
- a CDS encoding MOSC domain-containing protein, whose translation MITRVEAAGTVARLYTTVTKGFALREVEHVEVTASGIVGNREFFLVDIDERLYSVPKDPIFLDYWTTYDPLANVFRVGRRTVVECEAAVRPVGPIRPFQFDERMVDGRWTPGPWDAWLSDLAGRNLRLVRCAEPGGGGDVHPVTIVSSASLASLGCELDGRPVDSRRFRLNMTLDLGPHPYREDSWAGRVVAVGDCALRVTIGIPRCLAVEHRPYDGDRKLQVQRHIRDVRGPTPGESGPAVLFGMYAGVVSPGSVRVGDRVVLTS comes from the coding sequence GTGATCACGAGGGTGGAAGCGGCCGGCACGGTCGCACGGCTGTACACGACTGTGACAAAGGGATTCGCCCTCCGCGAAGTTGAGCACGTCGAGGTGACCGCGTCAGGAATTGTTGGTAACCGGGAGTTCTTCTTGGTCGACATCGACGAGCGCCTGTATTCAGTGCCCAAAGACCCGATCTTCCTCGACTATTGGACCACCTACGACCCGCTCGCGAACGTTTTCCGAGTCGGTAGACGAACGGTTGTGGAGTGCGAAGCCGCGGTGCGTCCGGTGGGCCCTATTCGTCCGTTCCAGTTCGACGAGCGCATGGTCGACGGTAGGTGGACCCCGGGGCCTTGGGATGCGTGGCTTTCCGACCTGGCCGGGCGCAACCTGCGGCTGGTTCGCTGCGCCGAGCCTGGCGGAGGTGGGGACGTCCATCCTGTCACCATCGTTTCGTCGGCCTCATTGGCATCGCTCGGATGTGAGCTCGACGGTCGACCGGTGGACAGTCGTCGGTTCCGGTTGAACATGACGCTCGACCTAGGCCCGCACCCCTATCGGGAGGACTCCTGGGCTGGTCGCGTCGTGGCGGTTGGAGACTGCGCACTGAGGGTCACCATCGGGATCCCGCGATGCTTGGCCGTCGAGCATCGTCCGTATGACGGTGACCGGAAACTTCAGGTCCAGCGACACATACGGGACGTGCGCGGTCCCACACCGGGTGAGTCCGGCCCTGCCGTCCTCTTCGGCATGTACGCAGGGGTCGTGTCGCCTGGCAGTGTCCGGGTGGGCGATCGGGTGGTGCTGACGAGCTGA
- a CDS encoding AAA family ATPase, whose product MSETGNLCSPELAAVVFLAVKMHRPLLLEGEPGTGKTALAEALAAAWQLPLLRLQCYEGIDSTQALYDWDFPRQILHLRVLEAAGAVEATEADAGLYHERFLLPRPVLQALRQAPTVLLIDELDRADDEFEAFLLEVLSTNQVSIPEIGAVRASVPPVVVLTSNRTRELHDALKRRCLYHWVEHPGLERELQIVRSRAPEVSRDLAEQVVRVVQEFRLEEHALLKPPGVAETLDWAKALHYLQTVELNLEAAAITLGALVKYHEDTDRVSRAMEHILGS is encoded by the coding sequence TTGAGCGAGACCGGCAATCTCTGTTCGCCCGAACTCGCCGCGGTCGTCTTCCTCGCCGTGAAGATGCATAGGCCACTACTACTCGAGGGTGAACCCGGCACCGGCAAGACTGCGCTCGCAGAGGCTTTGGCCGCCGCCTGGCAATTGCCCCTCCTGCGGCTCCAGTGCTACGAAGGCATCGATTCCACCCAAGCGCTATACGACTGGGACTTCCCTCGTCAGATTCTGCACCTGCGCGTCCTGGAGGCAGCCGGGGCGGTGGAGGCAACAGAGGCCGACGCGGGGCTCTACCACGAGCGCTTCCTGCTGCCGCGCCCGGTGCTCCAAGCTCTGCGGCAGGCCCCGACCGTCCTACTCATCGACGAACTCGACCGCGCCGACGACGAATTCGAAGCATTCCTGCTTGAAGTGCTCTCAACGAACCAGGTAAGCATCCCGGAGATCGGCGCGGTCCGGGCATCCGTCCCTCCAGTAGTCGTGCTGACGTCTAACCGGACGCGCGAGCTCCACGATGCGCTGAAGCGTCGTTGCCTCTATCACTGGGTCGAGCACCCAGGGCTGGAACGCGAACTGCAGATCGTCCGCTCTCGGGCTCCCGAGGTTTCAAGAGATCTAGCAGAGCAAGTCGTGCGAGTGGTCCAAGAATTCCGACTCGAAGAACACGCACTACTCAAGCCACCCGGCGTCGCGGAGACATTAGATTGGGCCAAAGCGCTCCACTATCTCCAGACAGTCGAGCTGAACCTGGAGGCGGCAGCCATAACCCTCGGCGCGTTGGTGAAGTACCACGAGGACACCGACCGTGTGAGTCGCGCAATGGAGCACATCCTCGGGTCATGA
- a CDS encoding XdhC family protein produces MRDIIDRLFEWWDNGVPIGLATVVDTSRSAPRDPGAAMGVTADGTVHGSVSGGCVEGAVYEIAREVLADGVPVLEHYGYSDNEAFAVGLTCGGELDVFVERVDRDTFPHFAEVVDDIRRGRPVAIATVVDHPDAAWRGRRMVLYPEGEESSRKGTLGSGRADDAVADDALGLLAAGHNAMLTYGPDGQRLGEGMKVFVQAFAPQPRMLVFGAIDFAAAVASVGSFLGYHVTVCDARPVFATPARFPEADEVVVNWPHRYLVQEHRNGRVDDRTVIAVLTHDPKFDVPLLSVALNLPAAYVGVMGSRRTHDDRVTRLREAGVTQEQLDRMSSPIGLDLGARTPEETAISIAAEIVSARWGGTGVPLSASEGAIHHAEVGGTRWPRPTESTHRTTSSDC; encoded by the coding sequence ATGCGCGACATCATCGATCGGCTCTTCGAATGGTGGGACAACGGAGTGCCGATCGGGCTTGCCACCGTCGTCGACACCTCGAGGTCTGCCCCCCGCGATCCCGGGGCCGCGATGGGTGTTACGGCCGACGGCACGGTGCACGGCTCGGTATCGGGGGGGTGCGTGGAGGGCGCAGTCTACGAAATCGCGCGCGAGGTCCTCGCTGATGGAGTCCCGGTGCTCGAGCACTACGGGTACTCCGACAACGAAGCATTCGCGGTGGGGCTCACGTGTGGTGGAGAACTGGACGTCTTCGTAGAACGGGTCGACCGTGACACCTTCCCGCACTTCGCGGAAGTCGTCGACGACATCCGCAGGGGTCGACCGGTCGCCATCGCCACTGTCGTCGACCATCCAGACGCCGCGTGGCGCGGTCGACGAATGGTGCTGTACCCAGAAGGAGAAGAGTCCTCCCGCAAGGGCACTCTGGGTAGCGGTAGGGCCGACGACGCGGTTGCCGACGACGCGCTCGGACTACTGGCTGCTGGTCACAACGCCATGCTCACCTACGGTCCCGACGGCCAACGGCTCGGCGAGGGGATGAAGGTGTTCGTTCAAGCATTCGCGCCGCAGCCCCGGATGCTCGTCTTCGGCGCGATCGACTTCGCCGCAGCGGTCGCGTCCGTGGGATCTTTCCTCGGCTACCACGTCACCGTGTGTGACGCACGACCCGTCTTCGCCACCCCGGCTCGCTTTCCCGAGGCGGATGAGGTCGTTGTGAACTGGCCACACAGGTATCTGGTGCAGGAGCATCGCAATGGACGGGTCGACGACCGCACGGTCATCGCCGTTCTCACGCACGACCCGAAGTTCGATGTTCCTCTCCTCTCCGTTGCGCTTAACCTTCCCGCCGCATATGTCGGCGTCATGGGCTCACGTCGCACTCACGACGATCGGGTGACTCGCCTTCGAGAAGCTGGCGTCACACAGGAGCAGCTCGACCGCATGTCGAGCCCCATTGGTCTCGATCTGGGCGCTCGCACTCCCGAGGAGACCGCGATCAGCATCGCGGCCGAGATCGTGTCAGCACGCTGGGGTGGGACCGGAGTGCCTCTCAGCGCGTCCGAGGGCGCCATCCATCACGCCGAGGTTGGAGGGACGCGTTGGCCCCGGCCGACCGAGTCGACTCACCGGACGACGTCGAGCGATTGTTGA